Within the Bacillus sp. FSL K6-3431 genome, the region CACGAATGATTTCTTCCTTTAATCGTATCCCACGCATTTGTGAAACCATTGTTCTTACTTCATTTAGTGCTGTTCTGGCCGTTTGCTGGACATCTTTTATTTCTGACCGCGCTTGTTCTGGATCCTTATAGATTAATTTCCTAGCCAAGTCGCTTTTTAAACCGATAAGCGAGAGTTTTTGACCGAGTGTATCATGTAAGTCGCGAGCAATTCGTTGTCGCTCTTCCTGTTTTACAAGTTCAGATATTTTTGTATTAGCATCTTCTAGTTGTTCTTCTAGTTTATCTTGTTTTTTTCGATTATAAAGGTTAAATGGTAGTAAAATTACACTAATCCAAATAATAATAATAAAAGGTAATTGGCTTAAAAATAATGGATTTTGGATGACAATATTATAATTAATAGAAACAGTCGTGAACACAAGATGGATGATATAAAGTGTTAAAAATGCAATTCGATTTTTAATATTTCCATTGTAATAAGCAATATAAAAAGCGAAATAGACATATTGAAAAATGATCGTCATCGTAATTGAAATAGCAATTAAAATACTCGTCCACAAATAGACGGGCCATTTCGTTGAGATGAACGCAAAACGATAGGCGATAAAAAATAAAATGGTCAGTATTAATCCAATGATGATCTCAATTGTTTTTGAAGATTGAAAGATAAAATAAAATGGCAAAATACTGAAAACCGTCCATATATAAGGAGATATACCTGAACCTTTTAAAGATTTAATCATTCTTTTTTTCATAAACTACCTCTTCTTTGAAAAACTTAGCTTTTTTTTCCATTATAACATAATGCTATCACTTCTATCAGGCAGGGATAGTTTGTTCGTAACTGAATAAAGTTTAAATATAACAAAGCTCTAATTATTATGATTTAGTCTTGGAAGCTCGCTATAAATGGCTGCAATTTCCTCTATTGGTATCCTTACTAATCCACTAGATGATGGAGCGACAAAATCGAGTGTTCCGGGAATGACCGATTTTGTTTGCCCCCCCCACGGAAGCTTCTTCAGACCGCTGTATTGCTGGTATACTCCTTTTCCAACAAAGCAGACAATCTTTGGTTTATATTCATTAATTTTGGTTTTTAAACATTCTCTTCCTATCTGATATTCTTCGGGGGTAATTTCTTCTGCACTTTTCGTTGGTCTATCCACTATATTTGTAAGGCCATATCCAATATCTAGTAGCTTGAAATCTTCTGTCGGTTGATATTTTCTATCCGTGATTCCGGCTTTATGTAAAATGGTCCAAAATCGATTTGTTGGATTAGCAAAGTGATGACCTGTTTCACTGGACCGGATACTCGGATTAAACCCAACAAATAGCACATCTAAATTTACTCTTATATGGTCAGAGATTGGCTTCATGAAGTAACGCATCCTTTTTCATTTTGCGCTCTGTTCTATAAAGATTTACTTAATTGAACAGAACTTTACTGTGTCTCAATTAAAGCATATATTCCTTGAAGCAGCAAAAGCATATTGAATATATAGTAGCTGTTGGCTTTAATTATTGAATTAAACTTTCAGCTGCTGTAGCTATTTTAGAGCCCCCATTCAAAAGAAAGTTCTTTTTGAAGCCCAGTGCTTAACTTTTTCGACTAAGTTATTCACGAATGGCCCTTTAGCTATTTGATACTCATGAGTATTATCAGGAAACTGTTTTGCCAGTCTTACTTTTAGTTCCCCGTACCTTTTACCTTTCCGGTTTTTGGCATGCGCCCTTAGTAATTGCAGGTGTTTTAAAATGATAACCAGATGTGACCGATTGGATATATTTCTTCCACATAGATAAAAAGCCCCCTTTCTTTAGTAAGAATATTATCTACGTCTTTTGTCAGATAAGGAAACCTTAATACTATTCGGTTATATCGACTGAAATGTTTCATTAATAACAGACATCTTTCTTATTGCACTTACTGAGCCTGTGTCACTTTGGCCAAAAATGGAAACAACTTAAGAAATGGGGGATACTTTATCTTCAAATCTGTCTTTCAATTAAAGATTTTAACGGATAAAAGCCTAATCACACCGTATTTTTATCGATGGCTTTATAATTTGAAATAATATAAAAAACATCAGATAGGTAAAGAATGAATTGGTTTTGAATTGTTCAATCATTAAAATTCATTAGGTTTTGATACATAGTAACGAACTGCTTTGTCTGATCCAAATCCATTTTAACCTCAACGTTTTCCCAGTCAAATTCATCTGGACTTTTTTTTTATTTTCTTCTTTTTCATGCTCTAGAAAAGGGGTCTGTCCCCCATCACGTAATAAGTGGTCTAAAAATATGAAGTTGTGAACTAAACGATGAAATAAAAAACAAAATAAGGAAACGAAAACGAGGTTAACAATATGTGGAATTTTCAAAGGAGAAACAAACAAGACAGGTAGAACGTAAGTTCTATCTGTCTTTATACACAACTATTATATCCGTGCAAGCCTTTTCCCTTTTGCATAATATATGCGCCAACATATTATTCTGTGAAACAAGAAAAGTCGGGGAGTGACAGGCACTATGTTCCCAAGAAGAATGCTTAAAGAGATTAAGAGCCTATAACAATGAAAAGATGCGTTCTCTACATAATACTTATCAGATTTTAGTCAATGATTACCTTCCCCGCCTTCAAAAATATGAACATCAAGTAGTGCTTTATATCGAGCTGCTTAATCTAAGAGCTGAATCAGTTCTCTATCCAACTCTTTTGATCATCGATAACTGCCTTAACCCGATCTTCATATTCTCTTAAAATTTCTGGGACACTGTGACTTCCATTCGCTAGCTCTTCTATTAGATCACCTCTAAATTCATCGAGTACATTATCATAGATTGACCTTCGCTCTGGTCCACCATTATACATATGGTAAAAAAATGCTCCTGTATTTTTATCGGCCATACGTGGATCGTCTGCATAAATTTGACTTTGAATCTCTTTATCGGCTAATGGTGTACTTAGCCCTTTTCTTACTTGCTTTATCTGATATTCATCTGATAAAAGATAGGTGAATGCTTCAAAAGCCTGTTCTTTATATTGACTAGTTGCAGAAACACCAATTGCCGCTCCACCTTGAACAGGGGTTATTCCAGGTAGATCCTCAAAAGTAGGCCACGAGACCATATCCCAGTTCAACCCTGTATCCTCTTCCGCTTGAAGTAATGGCCCGACATCTTTGAAACGAGCAGACATCGCTGTTTGTCCATTCACCACCCATGAGGCTTCATTATTACCCGGTATTTGCCTCATTTCTTTAAATAAATCGAATCCCGCTCTTAAACCTGTTGAGTTGGTAAACACTGGTTCATCCGTATCTGGATCAACATAGGTAACATCATACGCCTCACCCGGAAAGAATGGATTCCAAATTTCCAAACCATAGTATTGGGTACCATCATATTCCTTAGTTAGTTGTCTAGCCAGATTTAGTATTTCGTCCCATGTCATACCATCGGAAGGATATTCAACACCAAATAGATCAAATATGTCTTTGTTATAAAAAAGAGCTAAGAGATCTGGCTCATAAGGAAGTAAATACAATTCTTGATTAAGAGCATACGACCGAATTCGCGACAATAAGCCCGGCTCAATTCGCTCTAGGTCAAACCCCTGTGCCTCCACTAACTCATCCATATCATACGCTAACTGCGATTCCATATAAACCGGAATTCGATAGGCATTTAACGTATTATAAATATCAGGTTGAACTTGTGCTGCTAGCATTTCCTGTAAGCTTTCTCTGTTCGAATGTGCGGTATAAAACTCAATTGTAATATGCGGAAACTTTTCTTCAATTGCTTCTTTAGCTACCTCGTAGCGTTCCGGGTGATCGGATGCCCATATTAGAGTAATTTCTTCCTCATCAGTCGTTCCATCATTTTCAGCCTCACTATCAATATTGGCCCCTTCTTGTGTAGAGCATGCACTAAGGCTAAACAATACTATTATCAATAAGCTTATATTTAAGGTGAGCCGTTTCATCTCCTAACCTCCATTTTCAAAAAATATATACTAAAATTGCTGAAACAATTCCACTACACAATCAACTTAACAGAAGAATCATTTAACACTTCTTCTTTTGTAGATGCCGATACTACACCCGGATAGGCTTTACAAGCCTACCTTGTCAAATTCCCCCATTACAAACTTCATATTCACATCGTCAATAATATTTGAATTTGACATCCTATTTCGTTATACTAGCATCATTAATTTCCTTTATATTTTCCAACGCAATTTTCGGCGTCCGATCTTCTCTTAATAAGCCGTTAATTTCTTGTTGCACATCAGTTATTTGTGTATAGAAATATCCACTTATAAAGGGTATAGCTTTAATAGCATTGGTTATTTACCTATAGCGTTTTAAAAACGCTCCCTCTGTTTCTACTTGATTTCCATACCCCCAGCCACTACCATCATTAAAAGCAATACCTCCATATTCAGTTAGCATGACAGGATGTCCCTATATTCATAACCTTCAGCAAATGCATATTTATGATTGTTGTGGGGAATTTCATTGTTTAGAATTCGCTCCTTATCCTTATACCGCTCGTAGAACACTTCACCTAACTCTTCATAATCATGCAATGCAATAATATCCGAAATCGTATGCTCCCAGTTGTCATTCACAATAACTGGACGGTCAGGATCGATTGATTTTGTTAGATAATAAATGGCCTCTGAAAATTTTTGCTGTTTTTCATCCGTAAGAATATTGGGTACTCCCCAAGATTCATTAAAAGGAACACAGGTAATGATAGAAGGATGATTATAATGTTGTTGTATAATCTACAGCCACTCTCGTATAAAGCCTTCAATCGCCTCATCTGAAAATTCATAAGTGGCAGCCATTTCAGACCATACAAGTAATCCTTTTTTATCACACAAATATAAAAATTGCTCATCTTCAATCTTTTGATGCTTTCGAACACCGTTAAAACCCATTTGAAGTGTTTTTTCAATATCCTCTATCATCGCTTCATCCGATGGAGGAGTCAGCATTGTATCTGTTCAATAACCTTGATCTAACAAAAGCTTTTGGTAAAATGGTGAATTATTTAAAAGCACTTGCCCGTTTTTTATAGATATTTTCCTCATGCCAAAATAGGAATCTACTTCATCTACAAGTTCACCCCCTACATATAAACGAAAGTTAACATCATACAGATTTGGGTGTTGCGGTGTCCAATGCATAACTTTCCACTCATGTATTTCTGAAGCAATCTCTACGTCAAGACTCATATGGGAACGATCTGGATTCATTGAAAATTGCTTTACCCTCTTACCAGCAAATGTAATAGTCGTTTCTAGTTTAGAATCTTCAGTAATATCACCATGCAATTATAATCAAAAACAACAGATTTTCTATCTATATTGGGGGTAATCTTTACATGTTCAATGCTTTCTTGGTTTAAAAATTCTAGCCAAACGGTTTGCCATATACCTGTGTTCTGGACATACCAGCAGCCAAAGTTCTTATCTATCCAACGCTGTTTCCCCTTGGCTGATAGCAACTTTGGCTATCCTCTACTTTTACGACCAACTCATTTTCTTTTGTGCTATCAACAGCATGGCTAATATCAAAAGAAAACCCAGCATCCCCCCTATGTGATTGCCTATATAAATTCCATTCACCCATACTTTCGTTACATAATCAGATGCTTGGAATCGCAAGATAACTCTTTTACCTATATCCTCCTTTGGTATATCAAATGTCCTCTGATACCAAATATACGGATGAAACTGTTTCTCTCCTATACCCCTAGCTTTTGTTTCATAAGTAAAAGGTACTTGAATCTCTGAAGATAAAGATGGATTTTCATACCATAATACTTTTTCACCGATATTATGGTCATCAAATGCAAATTTCCAAACCCCGTTTAAGTTGACCCATGATTGTCGATGAAATTGTGGTCTCGGGTATTCCGTTCTTTGATATGTTGTTACAGTCGTCGTCATCTACCATACCCTCCCTTTATAATGTTTTCTCATTAAAGGGGATGCCAAAATAGCAACACCAAGTTCTGGTAACCTTGAAATAAACTATATTACAATAAAATTAGTTTATTACTGTTTTTCTGTAATTAACATAAAGAATACGTTTTCAATAATTAATTGTCAATATTTTTTTGTTATTTTGTAATTATTTCGTCATTTTGATTCTAATCAAAAAAATGCCCTTCTAATCTAATAGACTAGAAGGACATTCATTTAAGATTTCAACCTTTATGAATATTCTATTAGCAATTTTATATCCTGTGGATGGTCTCCAAATTCACGGCCAAATAAGTTTAAACCACCTTTGTGGATTGCATCTTCCTTTATGCCAATCTTACAAGACATAAACATACGATTAAATATACCTAATTCATCAATGATCACATCAGAAAGATGAAAATCATCAATGGTTGAATGCCTATTTGTTACCTTCCACGTTTTCAATGCCCCATATTGCGTACAGGTTGATTCACTCCAATATTTAGGATTCAACTTTCCGGGGCGGCCCCCAAAATCTCCAGGACTAGTCCATGTTCCAATTTCAACTTCGTTTATCCATACAGTTATATCCGAAGGCCAATTATGATCATAATTAGGTGCCTCTGAACATATCTCCAAAGAAATTTGGACGTTTTCAATTGTTGCGTCAATTGGAATCACTAGCGGAAACTTATACTCAAAATACCCTTTTCTTGTCCATATAATCTGTGCTTCGGAACGATTTGGATCATAAAAATGAACCGGGTCATCTTCCGGGATAATCATTCCTTCATGATTTGCCATCCCACAAGTAGGAGCAACATCAAAATCAATGTACTGTCCGATTGGCATTTCCAACTCTAAAGTTTTATGACTACTTTTCATAAAATTCTCTACGCGATTTAATTGTATATGAATATCATCAAAATTTCGTTTACATACTTTCATGGCACCCCTACTAGCCGGACGAAGTTCTGTATTTATTAATCCTGATTTTTCGAGAATCTTAATATGCGAGGCAGTTGTTGAGACAGGTATATTCAAGCTTTCAGACAGCTGGTTTACATTCATATTACCTTTATTCAATAGGTTAATTATTTGTAACCGCACTTCTGACGACAGAGCATGTGCAATTTTCTGCAAGCTTTCAGGATCTTTCATAGATAGTTCTAACAAAATGATTCCTCCAAATCCCATGTAATCTATACACCCATTATATTATATGTATTTGTTTATTCTAATATAAACAAATAACATGAAACCGTCTACAATGTTTGTAATAAAACGCATTCATTAAGATTGCTATTCGTTTTAATTGAAATAGTAAAGAACCATTTCGATTACAGAGTGTTCAAGAATATTGGATTGTTAATCCAATGTTGAGTTCAGTATCAGTATACGCCTTAAATGAAGAAGAGTTGTATATTCAGCACGATATAAAAACTGAATTAGGTAATTTTTGAATGGTTTTCATGTTGATTTAAGAGAGATTTTTCAAAAAAAGCATGACGGAGAAAACGTCAGGCACCAATAAGTAAGTAATTCATTGAAAACGTCTTATCGACTCTTTGTTTTTCTATATCGAAGAAATTGTCAGAGGATTATAGCAAAGCGCCGAGGAAGATCACGGCCCCACGAAAAGGCGTCCGTCTGGAGCGAAATAATCGACAAGGAAAGTAGGGCTTCTAAAAAGTCAGTGTTAATATAAATATAATAAAAAGAGGGGATAAATATGGATCTTAAAGAAATTACAAAAAGAATGCATAGTCAAAAACTCTATTATTGCAACGATGAGTCTTTAATCACAGAGCAATTGAAATATCTAGAATTACTATATGATTTTAATGGCACACGCCCAAGCGAACAGATCAAAAGAGATCATTTACTAAAGAAAATGTTCGCTAAAATAGGAGAAAATTGTTATATTGAGCCACCTTTTCACGCCAATTGGGGAGGAAAAAATGTGCATTTTGGCAATGATGTATATGCTAATTTCAATTTGACGTTAGTTGACGATTGTGACATTTTTGTTGGTAACAATGTTTTGTTCGGACCAAATGTTACTGTTTCTGCTGGAACGCATCCTATACATCCAAAATTAAGGAGCAAGCAAGCACAGTACAATGTTCCGATTCATATAGGAAATAATGTCTGGATAGGTGCAAACTCTGTCATACTCCCAGGTGTACATATCGGAGAAAATACAGTTATCGGTGCTGGAAGTGTAGTCACGAAGAATATACCTGCTAATGTCGTGGCTGTTGGCAACCCGTGCAGAGTTATTAGAGAAATTAATGACAAGGATATGAAATATTATTATAAAGACAAGGAAATAGATATACAATAAGGAAATATTTGCAGGCGAGAAGCCTCCATTTTTAATTAAAAATTTATTATCCGACAAAGAAGAGGTAGTTCCCAAAAGTCATGATTTATGAGTTTTTGTACATTTTAATGGGAATAGGATAAAATTTGCTTATAATTAGAACGATAAAAAACTATCCCATGAAATTTTCGTTTTAGGGATAGTTTTCATATTTAATTAACTTATACAGTCAGATATTTTTATTAGGTTTTGCTCAACAAGTCCAAAAAAATTCACTTATTCTGCATATGTTTACCCCATTTTGCTAGATGATTCCAAGAATGGTACCAATTTCTTCCCTTCCTCAGTTAATGAATATTCAACACTTGGCCTATTCCATATACTGCTTGCGAAGGACTAGTCCATAACCATCCATTTCCTTTAATGTTTGAGACAACACCATATTTGTGATGCCATCGATATCCTGTTTCAATTCGTTGTAACCCATCGTTTTGTTTTTCCATAAAGCCCAAATATAGGGAGTCTCCACTTCCCCAAATTAAATTCAACGCATATGTCAATGGACAGTGTTATAATTTTTTTGTTCAGTTTCTTAATAAAAAATCTAAACAATCATGTTTTTACTGACTTAGTCATAAAATACTGCATACTGTAAGAGTCAAGTAGAAATGGCTCTCACACTCTTTTGGTGAGTGCATCTTTTCAACATTTTTCGGGTAAACGGAAAGGTTGATGAAAGAGATGACGACATTTATCGGTAATTCGATCTCCGCTTTAGATGATAGCGTTCAAATCATTCATGAGGAGCAAATGAGCGAAGAAGTCGATTCGTCGTCTGCCAGAAGTCCTTCTTGCCACAAAGATTTCATGTCGTGCGCATAGACGTTACTGCCGTTATATTGATGAATTACCTATTTCAGATCGTCATGTCCATTTTCAGATCCTTCTCCACAAATGGTTTTGTGATGACACTGACTGCCAGGTGACTGTCTTTACTGAACGATTGTCTTGGCTACAGCCATACAAAAGGAAGACCGATCGATTGGAGGAAGCCATCGAAAAAGTGGCATTTTCCACTAACTATCTAATTGCGCAAAAAGTATGCCGGGCGCTCCATACTCCAGTTAGTCATGATACACTCCTGAGAAGGGTTAAGGCAGTTACCTTCGGCAAGAAGGTCTCTCCCTTTCGTTGGTATCGATGACTTTGCATTAAAAAAACGGATGGCTTACGGAACAAACCTCATTGATTTACAGACGAAAATACCCCTACTAAAGACTGGCAAGCAGAATGATGTGACTGAGTGGCCCAAAAATCATCCCGAAATTGAATTGATTACACGCGATGGGTCCAAAACCTATGCCAAAGCTCTCACGGAAGCTTCTTCGACTATTCTTCAGGTGGGTGACCGTTGGCATATCCTTCATCAGCTTTTCGAAGAGATTAAGAAAAGCATTTGCAGTTTTGTACCGGCAAAATGGACACCGATTCATTTGGGTAAAATCATTGTTAAAGAAAAAACAAACGAAAGACCTTTTCGTAAAGAAGAATACCAGCGATTACACAATGAAGATAAAAGATGGGTACGGATTCAACATGTCCAACTTTTGTATGATCAAGGGTATACCGTATCAGCCACCCCGTTAACTACAAATTAAGTAATTTATTATGCTTGGAATTTTTCTTTTGGTGAAGTAAATGAGTGAACAAGGAATTCTATCAGTGGATGTAGAATAAGTTATTAATTACGAACCTCATCTTATTATTAACTAGATAACATAATGACAAGTAAAGGAGAGATTGATATAAATACAAGCCCTACAAGGTTTTCAGATCTTAACAAACTTCTTATTAATCTAGTTACATCTACTAGAAATATACTTGGAGATAATTTTATTGGAGCATATTTACAAGGTTCTTTTGCAGTAGGTGATGCAGATATGGAAAGTGATTGTGACTTTCTAATATTCATTAATAAACAACTAAATGATTATCAAGAAAAGGAATTAAGAAAGTTACATGATGAAATTCCTACTCGGCAAGGACATTGGACACATCATTTGGAAGGATCCTATCCAATTGCCTCAGAATTCAAGACCCTAGAAAGGTTGGACGCGAAATGGTTGTATATAGACCATGGATGGAGAGAAATGCAATGGGATACTCATTGCAATAATTGTTGGGCAAGATGGTCATTAAGAGAAAAGGGTATCACATTAATTGGACCTGATCCCAAAAACTTAGTAGATCCAATACCTAAAGAAATAATGAGAGATACAGCAAAAAAATTACTAGTTAATATGATTGAAGATACTCACAGTTGGATGCCACCCACAATCGCATGGGGACAAAGATATATTGTTACAACAGCATGTAGGATGTTATACACAATAAAAACTGGTGAAGTAACATCCAAAGCACATGGTTTGGATTGGGCTGCAAAGAATTTAGATTCTCGTTGGTTGAAACTGTTAAGCCAGGTAAAGGAAGATAGAAAACTTGGATTTGACGAAAATACTTCGCCAAGAGCAGGAAGTTTGCAGGAAGCTTATTCCTTTGTAAAATATGTTCAATGTATTGGTATAGAAGAATGTCCATCATAGCGAAACCATTCAACAAAAATATATGCTAAGACAATTTTTGGAACATAAAAGCCTAATCTCCCTACCTTAAGGGAATTTAGGCTTTAGTTATATTCAATGAATGGAAAGGATGTGAACTATTTTTACTATTAGAATTGAACTGTATTCATCAAAGATATTAACATGTTCTCTCTGCCTACTTTATGGCAAAACTAGGCTATCAATGAGACAGCCTAGCCTGTTAAACTAGTTAATTATTCCACCTTCACACTCCAACCAAACGGATCTTCTTTTATCCCAGTTTGTATGCCTGTTAATTCATCATATACTTTTTTCGATAATGACCCTGTTTCCCCATTATTAATAATGAGTTTTTCACCTTGCCAAAACAATTCTCCGATTGGTGAAATGACTGCTGCAGTCCCTGTTCCGAAAGCTTCCTCCAAAATCCCCTCTTGATGGGCGCGGAAAATTTCGTCAATTGAAATTTGTTTTTCAACAACAGGAATATCCCAATGCTCTAATAGTTCGATGACAGACTTCCTAGTAATACCTTCTAAAATGCTACCATTTAAAGAAGGGGTCACCACTTCTCCATTGATTTTGAAGAAGACGTTCATGCTACCTACTTCTTCAATGTATTTCTTTTCTTTTCCATCAAGCCAAAGTACTTGAGAATATCCCTCTGCATCTGCAGCTACTTGAGCTTTTAAAGCTCCAGCATAGTTTCCGGCAGTTTTTGCATTTCCTGTACCACCCGGAACTGCACGAACATATTCACTTTCCACGGAAATTTTTACAGGATTGATGCCTTCTTTATAATACGCTCCAACGGGAGATAGTATAATCATGAATTGATACGTTTCCGAAGATGAAACACCTAAATACGGCTCCGTTGCGATAATAAATGGACGGATATACAACGATGTCCCCGCTACATTTGGAATCCATTCTTTGTCGACTGTTATTAGTTTTTTTAGGGCAGTAATCGCTAATTCCTCATCAATTTCAGGAATACATAAGCGTGTGCTTGAACGATTTAGCCTTTTCATATTTTGATCTGGTCTAAATAACAAGATTTCTTTATCTTTCGTTACGTATGCTTTCAGTCCTTCAAAAACAGTTTGACCATAGTGAAAAATGATTGACGCTGGATCGAGCGTGATTGGTTGATAAGGGACAATTCTTGGATCATGCCATCCCGTACCTTCCGTATAATCTAGAATAAACATATGATCTGTAAAGACAGTACCGAACGATAGATTGTTAAAATCAGGCTTTTCTTTCCTAGTTGAGCATAATTGAACGTTGATTTGATCATTTGTCATATCTCTTATCCCCTTGTCTTTTCTGAATTAGTGACGAATTTGTCCATTTCCACAAATAATAAACTTGCTAGATGTTAACGCATGTAATCCCATCGGACCTCTTGCATGTAGCTTTTGCGTACTAATGCCAATTTCAGCGCCGTAACCAAATTCAAATCCATCCGTGAATCGTGTAGATGCATTGTGGTAAACTGCAGCTGCATCGACGTTTTGTAAAAACATGGCAGCATGCTTTTCGTTATTTGTAATGATTGCTTCTGAATGTTTTGTTCCATATTCGTTAATATGCTCAATAGCCTCGGTTACATCACCCACAACTTTTACACTAACGGATAATCCTTGATATTCTGTTCTCCAGTCTTCTTCGGTAGCTAATGTGGCAGCTTGAAAGGATGTTACGACTGTTTCATCCCCGAAAATGTCCACATCTTGAGTATGCAAATCTTCTAATAATTCTTTACCGAATTCCCCATACCATTTCTCATGAATTAAAATCGTTTCAATTGCATTGCATACGGATGGACGCTGCAGTTTTGCATTTAAAACAATCTCCATAGCCATCTGCTTTTCAGCACTTTCATCCACATAAATATGACAATTACCAGCTCCGGTTTCAATTACTGGAACCGTAGATTCCCGAATAACCGTTTCAATTAATTTTTTCCCGCCTCTTGGAATGAGGACATCTAAATACTCGTTTAAATGAAATAGTTCTTTTGCTGTTTCCCTACTCGTATCCTCGATTAATTGTACTGCATCTACAGGAAGTTCGCTTTTTTCAAGTGCACGATGAATCGATTTTACTAATGCCATATTAGAAAATCTTGCCGAAGAACTACCGCGTAATATCACCGCGTTCCCTGTTTTTAACGATAGGGTTGCGGCATCTATTGTCACATTTGGTCTTGCTTCATATATCATACCAACAACACCAATTGGAA harbors:
- a CDS encoding ABC transporter substrate-binding protein encodes the protein MKRLTLNISLLIIVLFSLSACSTQEGANIDSEAENDGTTDEEEITLIWASDHPERYEVAKEAIEEKFPHITIEFYTAHSNRESLQEMLAAQVQPDIYNTLNAYRIPVYMESQLAYDMDELVEAQGFDLERIEPGLLSRIRSYALNQELYLLPYEPDLLALFYNKDIFDLFGVEYPSDGMTWDEILNLARQLTKEYDGTQYYGLEIWNPFFPGEAYDVTYVDPDTDEPVFTNSTGLRAGFDLFKEMRQIPGNNEASWVVNGQTAMSARFKDVGPLLQAEEDTGLNWDMVSWPTFEDLPGITPVQGGAAIGVSATSQYKEQAFEAFTYLLSDEYQIKQVRKGLSTPLADKEIQSQIYADDPRMADKNTGAFFYHMYNGGPERRSIYDNVLDEFRGDLIEELANGSHSVPEILREYEDRVKAVIDDQKSWIEN
- a CDS encoding ArsR/SmtB family transcription factor, whose amino-acid sequence is MLELSMKDPESLQKIAHALSSEVRLQIINLLNKGNMNVNQLSESLNIPVSTTASHIKILEKSGLINTELRPASRGAMKVCKRNFDDIHIQLNRVENFMKSSHKTLELEMPIGQYIDFDVAPTCGMANHEGMIIPEDDPVHFYDPNRSEAQIIWTRKGYFEYKFPLVIPIDATIENVQISLEICSEAPNYDHNWPSDITVWINEVEIGTWTSPGDFGGRPGKLNPKYWSESTCTQYGALKTWKVTNRHSTIDDFHLSDVIIDELGIFNRMFMSCKIGIKEDAIHKGGLNLFGREFGDHPQDIKLLIEYS
- a CDS encoding sugar O-acetyltransferase, yielding MDLKEITKRMHSQKLYYCNDESLITEQLKYLELLYDFNGTRPSEQIKRDHLLKKMFAKIGENCYIEPPFHANWGGKNVHFGNDVYANFNLTLVDDCDIFVGNNVLFGPNVTVSAGTHPIHPKLRSKQAQYNVPIHIGNNVWIGANSVILPGVHIGENTVIGAGSVVTKNIPANVVAVGNPCRVIREINDKDMKYYYKDKEIDIQ
- a CDS encoding GrpB family protein, which codes for MQLLRAHAKNRKGKRYGELKVRLAKQFPDNTHEYQIAKGPFVNNLVEKVKHWASKRTFF
- a CDS encoding sensor histidine kinase, giving the protein MKKRMIKSLKGSGISPYIWTVFSILPFYFIFQSSKTIEIIIGLILTILFFIAYRFAFISTKWPVYLWTSILIAISITMTIIFQYVYFAFYIAYYNGNIKNRIAFLTLYIIHLVFTTVSINYNIVIQNPLFLSQLPFIIIIWISVILLPFNLYNRKKQDKLEEQLEDANTKISELVKQEERQRIARDLHDTLGQKLSLIGLKSDLARKLIYKDPEQARSEIKDVQQTARTALNEVRTMVSQMRGIRLKEEIIRVKQILKAAGINFSGDHHVNLSNVSLFLENILSMCMKEAVTNVVKHSKATSCHITIKQSTNDICITVHDNGGGMIANTDLSDKHGLKGIRERLEFINGNLDIISEDGTTIIMKVPSVVKEDAH
- the mug gene encoding G/U mismatch-specific DNA glycosylase, which translates into the protein MKPISDHIRVNLDVLFVGFNPSIRSSETGHHFANPTNRFWTILHKAGITDRKYQPTEDFKLLDIGYGLTNIVDRPTKSAEEITPEEYQIGRECLKTKINEYKPKIVCFVGKGVYQQYSGLKKLPWGGQTKSVIPGTLDFVAPSSSGLVRIPIEEIAAIYSELPRLNHNN
- a CDS encoding aminoglycoside adenylyltransferase domain-containing protein; amino-acid sequence: MTSKGEIDINTSPTRFSDLNKLLINLVTSTRNILGDNFIGAYLQGSFAVGDADMESDCDFLIFINKQLNDYQEKELRKLHDEIPTRQGHWTHHLEGSYPIASEFKTLERLDAKWLYIDHGWREMQWDTHCNNCWARWSLREKGITLIGPDPKNLVDPIPKEIMRDTAKKLLVNMIEDTHSWMPPTIAWGQRYIVTTACRMLYTIKTGEVTSKAHGLDWAAKNLDSRWLKLLSQVKEDRKLGFDENTSPRAGSLQEAYSFVKYVQCIGIEECPS
- a CDS encoding winged helix-turn-helix transcriptional regulator, whose translation is MGYNELKQDIDGITNMVLSQTLKEMDGYGLVLRKQYME
- a CDS encoding transposase; translation: MDDFALKKRMAYGTNLIDLQTKIPLLKTGKQNDVTEWPKNHPEIELITRDGSKTYAKALTEASSTILQVGDRWHILHQLFEEIKKSICSFVPAKWTPIHLGKIIVKEKTNERPFRKEEYQRLHNEDKRWVRIQHVQLLYDQGYTVSATPLTTN